One genomic window of Desulfolucanica intricata includes the following:
- a CDS encoding ABC transporter ATP-binding protein has product MIYIEGLTKKFGKHLALDQVSFSIEEGRVLGLIGPNGAGKSTTMLILATLLRPDSGTAAVDGYDVLKNPKEVRQLIGYMPDFFGVYDGLKVTEYLDFFAEAFRLSEDRKKRIIFELLELVNLSGKADSYVDGLSRGMKQRLALARCLVHDPKVLILDEPASGLDPRARAEMKEIVRQLKNMKKTILISSHILPELAEMCDEVAIMEMGRLVAYGPVPDITSAAGDTRNLLIEVLDRTEELITFLHRRDNVMRLRNDGGIIYFSFRGRRTDQALLLSEIITGGWTVLEFSEIKGNLEKLFMSVTGEVN; this is encoded by the coding sequence GTGATTTACATTGAAGGGTTAACTAAAAAATTTGGTAAACACTTAGCTTTGGATCAGGTTAGCTTTAGTATTGAAGAAGGGCGGGTTTTGGGTTTAATTGGTCCTAACGGAGCCGGGAAATCAACAACCATGTTGATTTTAGCTACCCTTTTACGACCTGACAGCGGCACGGCTGCTGTTGATGGGTATGATGTATTGAAAAATCCTAAAGAAGTTCGCCAACTAATTGGGTATATGCCTGATTTCTTTGGTGTTTATGACGGACTGAAAGTTACTGAGTACCTGGATTTTTTTGCTGAGGCCTTCCGCCTTTCGGAAGACAGAAAAAAAAGAATTATCTTTGAGTTGTTGGAACTGGTTAACCTCTCTGGAAAAGCGGATTCCTATGTGGACGGACTTTCCAGAGGGATGAAGCAGAGGTTGGCACTGGCCAGATGTCTGGTACATGATCCAAAGGTATTGATTTTGGATGAACCGGCCTCTGGGCTCGATCCAAGGGCCCGGGCCGAAATGAAAGAAATTGTTCGGCAGTTAAAAAATATGAAAAAGACTATATTAATAAGTTCTCATATTCTTCCGGAATTAGCTGAGATGTGTGATGAAGTGGCTATCATGGAAATGGGCAGGCTGGTAGCCTATGGGCCGGTGCCTGATATTACATCAGCTGCGGGGGACACCCGTAATCTATTGATTGAGGTATTGGATAGGACCGAAGAATTAATAACTTTTTTACACCGTAGGGACAACGTTATGCGATTAAGAAATGATGGTGGTATAATTTATTTCTCCTTTAGGGGGAGGCGAACCGATCAGGCCCTGCTGCTGTCCGAGATTATCACCGGTGGCTGGACAGTATTAGAATTTTCTGAAATTAAGGGTAACTTGGAGAAGTTATTCATGTCTGTAACCGGGGAGGTGAATTAG
- a CDS encoding cell wall hydrolase, which produces MNMILFEKYKFAVLFFFLLLIITLGILINNQLENNERILVLGDRGTDVTKVQKRLIDLNLYEGQTTGYYGFKSRKAVQEFQKKRNLPVTGDVDKKTWREILKKPDQPSLSEVKLLARVVEGEAADEPYTGKVAVAAVILNRLKNPSFPNTLAGVIYQPGAFESVSNGQVNRPLTQQSIKAARAAFNGMDPTGGALYFWNPAKPVNPWIWRKTIVTTIGQHVFAI; this is translated from the coding sequence ATGAATATGATATTATTTGAAAAATATAAATTCGCAGTATTATTCTTTTTTTTGCTGTTAATTATAACACTGGGTATACTGATTAATAACCAGTTAGAGAATAATGAACGAATTTTAGTTTTAGGAGATCGAGGTACTGATGTAACAAAAGTTCAAAAACGCTTAATTGATTTGAATTTATATGAAGGCCAAACTACCGGTTATTACGGTTTTAAAAGCCGCAAGGCTGTACAAGAATTTCAAAAGAAAAGAAATCTTCCGGTAACCGGAGATGTCGATAAAAAAACCTGGCGGGAAATATTAAAAAAACCTGACCAACCTTCTTTAAGCGAAGTTAAGTTACTGGCACGGGTTGTGGAGGGGGAAGCGGCAGATGAACCTTACACAGGTAAAGTAGCTGTTGCTGCTGTCATTTTGAACCGGCTGAAAAACCCTTCTTTCCCCAACACCCTGGCGGGTGTAATCTACCAACCCGGAGCTTTTGAGTCGGTAAGTAATGGTCAGGTAAACCGTCCTCTAACCCAACAGTCAATTAAAGCAGCCCGTGCTGCCTTTAATGGAATGGATCCCACAGGAGGAGCACTCTATTTTTGGAATCCCGCCAAGCCGGTAAATCCATGGATTTGGAGAAAAACAATTGTTACAACCATTGGACAACATGTATTTGCAATTTAA
- the typA gene encoding translational GTPase TypA, which translates to MDQQVNLRNIALIAHVDHGKTTLVDSMLKQSGIFRENQYVAERVMDSNDLEKERGITILAKNTSVRYGDTKINIVDTPGHSDFGGEVERVLKMVDGVLLLVDAFEGPMPQTKFVLRKALELNLMPIVVVNKIDRSDARINDVVDEILELFIDLDANDEQLDFPVIYTSAKAGTATLDPKQPGKDLRPLFEAILKNVNPPAGDPEGHLQMLVNNTDYDSYQGRMALGRIRRGKIRTGQQVSIIHHDGSITPAKLGRLYVFEGLERVEVTEAGCGEIVTFAGLDDVNIGETIASPELPEQLPPIKVDEPTLKMNFIVNNSPFAGREGKHLTSRELRARLFREVEKNVSMRVEETEDPDVFIVSGRGELHLSILIETMRREGFELQVSKPEVIYKKEEGQLLEPVELLMIDIPEDKVGPVMEILGVRKGEMLNMHSQSSGQLRLEFKIPARGLIGFRSQLLTETRGEAVMNHTFLGYEPFKGEFQRRYQGVLISFETGYATLYGLHSVQDRGTLFINPGTEVYEGMIVGENSREYDLEVNVCKKKHLTNMRSSTAEAALRLEEPRIFSLEECLEYLNDDELLEVTPRSLRLRKKILDKSERQKANKNAKKIG; encoded by the coding sequence ATGGATCAGCAAGTAAATCTACGTAATATTGCACTTATTGCTCATGTAGATCACGGAAAAACGACATTAGTAGACAGTATGTTAAAGCAATCGGGGATTTTTCGTGAAAATCAATATGTAGCTGAACGAGTTATGGATTCAAATGACCTGGAAAAAGAACGGGGTATTACTATATTAGCCAAAAACACTTCGGTTCGTTACGGTGATACAAAGATTAATATTGTCGACACCCCCGGTCATTCAGATTTCGGTGGTGAGGTAGAAAGAGTTTTGAAAATGGTGGATGGAGTACTTTTACTGGTTGATGCCTTTGAAGGCCCTATGCCGCAAACCAAATTTGTTTTACGTAAAGCTTTAGAGCTTAACTTGATGCCTATCGTTGTAGTCAATAAAATTGATCGTTCGGATGCCAGAATAAATGATGTTGTAGATGAGATTCTGGAATTATTTATTGATTTAGATGCTAATGATGAGCAACTGGATTTTCCGGTTATATATACTTCGGCTAAGGCCGGGACAGCTACTCTTGATCCTAAACAACCCGGAAAAGATTTACGTCCCTTATTTGAAGCTATTTTAAAAAATGTCAACCCTCCGGCCGGTGACCCGGAGGGCCATCTGCAGATGTTGGTAAACAATACTGATTATGACTCCTATCAGGGGCGTATGGCTCTAGGAAGAATTCGACGGGGCAAGATAAGAACCGGCCAACAGGTATCTATAATTCATCACGATGGAAGCATTACCCCGGCGAAGTTAGGGCGTTTGTATGTTTTCGAAGGTTTGGAGAGGGTGGAGGTAACCGAAGCCGGTTGTGGTGAAATTGTTACCTTTGCCGGATTAGATGATGTTAATATTGGTGAAACTATCGCCAGTCCTGAACTACCGGAACAACTTCCGCCCATTAAAGTGGATGAACCTACTTTAAAGATGAATTTTATAGTTAATAACAGTCCATTTGCCGGCCGGGAGGGAAAGCACCTAACTTCCCGTGAACTTAGGGCCCGTCTGTTTAGAGAAGTTGAGAAAAATGTGAGTATGCGAGTAGAAGAAACAGAGGATCCTGATGTTTTTATTGTAAGCGGTCGTGGGGAATTGCACTTGTCAATTTTAATAGAAACCATGCGCAGGGAAGGCTTTGAATTACAGGTCTCTAAACCCGAGGTAATCTATAAGAAAGAAGAGGGGCAGCTCTTAGAGCCCGTGGAATTATTGATGATCGATATACCGGAGGACAAAGTGGGACCGGTTATGGAAATACTGGGTGTGCGCAAGGGGGAAATGCTTAATATGCACAGCCAGAGCAGTGGGCAGCTTCGTCTGGAATTTAAAATACCTGCTCGGGGGCTAATTGGTTTTCGTTCCCAATTATTAACCGAAACCCGTGGCGAAGCGGTAATGAATCATACCTTTTTAGGCTATGAGCCTTTTAAGGGGGAATTTCAAAGACGTTATCAGGGTGTGCTTATTTCCTTTGAAACCGGTTATGCTACCCTATATGGATTGCACTCAGTACAGGACCGGGGGACTTTGTTTATTAATCCGGGTACTGAAGTTTATGAAGGCATGATCGTAGGGGAAAATAGCCGAGAATATGATTTAGAAGTGAATGTTTGTAAGAAAAAGCATTTGACTAATATGCGTTCCAGTACTGCTGAGGCTGCTTTAAGACTCGAGGAGCCCCGTATTTTTAGTTTGGAAGAATGTTTGGAGTATTTGAATGATGATGAGTTGCTGGAGGTTACACCTAGAAGCTTACGTTTGCGTAAAAAGATTTTAGATAAAAGCGAGCGGCAAAAAGCTAATAAAAATGCTAAAAAAATAGGGTAG
- a CDS encoding putative polysaccharide biosynthesis protein: MIKTNIKKQSFIKGALILTAAGILIRILGAVYRIPLGRMLGDEGLGIYAVPNQFYLLLFTISSAGIPVAVARLVSEKIASGQYRDAYTTFRLARATMLTIGLVFSFLLFFGAQWLVDTGIVANPNSFYGLRAVAPIVFFAALTASYRGLFQGIQNMTAVAVSQVADQVMLVIGTITFSYLLLPQGLAIAAAGANLGALPGAMAASMIMLYYYWRERREFKEWRQHKSNLGNESNWQIFKNIFSTALPISFASVAMAITGIIDNKLIIDRLQLVGYTQQQATAFYGQFNQMAYSFINIAIAFALSLGTSLVPSVAEAYAAKDYEKIKQQTAQGLRLAIIFALPASAGLFVLASNLTLFIFDNKQAGVPLAYVAFSIVFWSIHLVTSGVLQGMGKVIIPVRNLLAGIVFRIAFTYFLTPGPLGIRAAALATVGMFTISSILNILTITKLVGFKFRLYKTIIRAGIATVIMALGVLEIYNLLYIFTGSNNLATCAGIFFGAMIYGLAVIAGGILTPDELKRIPKIGTAAAKMAKIIKKT, encoded by the coding sequence TTGATTAAAACAAATATAAAAAAACAGTCTTTTATTAAGGGAGCCTTAATTTTAACTGCAGCCGGAATTTTAATCCGAATTTTAGGGGCAGTTTACCGTATCCCTTTAGGCCGCATGCTGGGTGATGAGGGATTGGGTATCTATGCTGTTCCCAACCAGTTCTATTTACTGCTTTTCACTATTTCATCAGCCGGGATTCCAGTAGCAGTGGCAAGACTGGTGTCTGAAAAAATAGCCAGCGGTCAATATCGTGATGCCTATACAACCTTTCGATTAGCACGGGCCACAATGCTTACGATCGGGCTAGTTTTTTCTTTTCTTCTATTTTTCGGAGCCCAGTGGCTGGTGGATACCGGAATTGTGGCTAACCCGAATAGTTTCTACGGACTAAGAGCAGTTGCCCCTATAGTTTTCTTCGCTGCACTGACAGCTTCTTACCGGGGTCTTTTTCAGGGTATACAAAATATGACTGCTGTAGCAGTTTCCCAGGTAGCTGACCAGGTAATGTTGGTGATAGGCACAATTACTTTTAGTTACTTGCTTTTACCCCAGGGGTTAGCCATTGCAGCTGCCGGGGCTAATTTGGGGGCTCTACCCGGGGCAATGGCAGCATCAATGATAATGCTGTATTACTACTGGCGAGAACGCCGGGAGTTTAAAGAGTGGCGTCAGCACAAAAGTAACCTGGGGAATGAAAGTAACTGGCAGATATTTAAAAATATCTTTTCTACTGCCCTCCCAATTTCCTTTGCCAGTGTGGCTATGGCCATTACCGGAATTATTGATAACAAACTGATTATAGACCGCTTACAACTGGTAGGGTACACCCAACAACAAGCAACTGCTTTTTATGGTCAATTTAACCAAATGGCTTATTCTTTCATCAATATCGCTATCGCCTTTGCCCTGTCTTTGGGAACCAGCTTAGTACCTTCAGTAGCTGAGGCATATGCCGCAAAAGATTACGAAAAAATAAAACAGCAGACCGCCCAGGGATTAAGACTAGCAATTATCTTTGCCTTACCGGCCTCAGCAGGCCTCTTTGTATTGGCTTCCAACCTTACCCTTTTTATCTTTGACAATAAACAGGCCGGTGTTCCTTTAGCCTATGTTGCTTTCAGTATAGTATTTTGGTCGATTCACTTAGTTACCTCAGGGGTTCTGCAGGGAATGGGCAAAGTAATTATTCCGGTAAGAAACTTGTTAGCAGGAATTGTATTTAGAATCGCTTTTACTTACTTTTTAACTCCCGGTCCTCTGGGCATTCGAGCCGCAGCCCTTGCTACCGTAGGAATGTTTACAATTTCTTCAATTTTAAATATTTTGACTATTACAAAGCTGGTGGGATTTAAATTTAGACTTTATAAGACTATTATCCGAGCAGGCATAGCTACTGTAATTATGGCTCTTGGCGTTTTAGAAATTTATAATCTTCTTTATATCTTCACTGGCAGTAATAACCTTGCAACCTGTGCCGGTATATTTTTCGGAGCAATGATTTACGGATTAGCCGTGATTGCAGGGGGAATATTAACACCGGATGAACTAAAGAGAATTCCGAAAATCGGCACTGCCGCGGCGAAAATGGCAAAAATTATTAAAAAAACCTGA
- a CDS encoding YkvA family protein — translation MTTELSTWVDPKYQRFYEKLRQKIKGFAYKAGKPNDVVIEYILLLPDLFVLLLRLMKDKRISIKNKAMLGAAIAYVVSPVDFIPEAVFGPVGFTDDLIAVIVALNKIMNDTPYGIIREHWSGEKDIIDTIQRILNKADDLVGRGVYNKILGIFNK, via the coding sequence TTGACAACTGAACTCTCCACCTGGGTAGATCCTAAGTACCAAAGATTTTATGAGAAGTTAAGGCAAAAGATTAAAGGTTTTGCCTATAAGGCAGGAAAACCTAACGATGTTGTTATTGAGTATATATTACTTTTGCCGGATTTGTTTGTGTTGCTGCTGCGGTTAATGAAGGATAAACGGATATCTATAAAAAATAAGGCTATGCTAGGTGCCGCTATAGCATACGTAGTTTCTCCCGTTGATTTTATTCCTGAGGCTGTTTTCGGCCCTGTGGGTTTTACTGATGATTTAATTGCAGTAATTGTAGCTCTAAACAAGATAATGAATGATACTCCCTACGGTATCATCAGAGAGCACTGGAGCGGTGAAAAAGACATCATTGACACTATTCAGAGAATTTTAAATAAGGCGGACGATTTGGTTGGCAGAGGTGTTTATAATAAAATACTTGGAATATTTAATAAGTAA
- a CDS encoding thiamine diphosphokinase, producing the protein MRCLIFANGEIKNYNRYRKYIKGDEYIICADGGARHVRKLQLVPQLIIGDMDSVPLELLQEFRALGCVIKQFPTEKDEVDTELALNEAMKLNPREILVMGAVGSRLDHTLANIQLLIRPVMKGINTCLIGNRHIVSLITPSLPGIIEGEQGDLLSLLPLTPEVRGVKTRGLKWNLQDNTFKFGHPYGISNVLLEDNAAIKIKEGIMVLIRVLEEV; encoded by the coding sequence ATGCGCTGTTTAATATTTGCTAACGGTGAAATTAAAAACTATAATCGGTACAGGAAATATATAAAGGGTGATGAGTACATAATTTGTGCCGATGGTGGGGCGCGGCATGTTAGAAAGCTGCAATTAGTTCCACAGTTAATTATTGGAGATATGGATTCTGTACCATTAGAGTTACTGCAGGAATTTCGTGCACTGGGATGCGTAATTAAACAATTTCCCACAGAGAAGGATGAGGTAGATACCGAATTAGCTCTTAATGAGGCGATGAAACTTAATCCCCGGGAAATACTTGTTATGGGTGCTGTGGGTTCCCGTCTTGACCATACCCTGGCCAATATTCAATTACTTATTCGGCCGGTTATGAAAGGTATTAATACCTGCTTGATCGGCAATCGGCATATAGTTTCTCTGATTACCCCTTCTCTACCGGGAATAATTGAAGGTGAACAAGGGGACTTGCTGTCACTTCTGCCATTGACCCCTGAGGTACGAGGTGTAAAGACCAGAGGACTTAAGTGGAATCTTCAAGACAACACATTCAAATTTGGCCATCCCTACGGAATTAGTAATGTATTGCTGGAGGACAATGCTGCTATTAAAATAAAAGAGGGTATAATGGTATTAATTAGAGTGCTGGAAGAAGTTTGA
- the glpX gene encoding class II fructose-bisphosphatase produces MERELTLELVRVTEAAALGAAQWMGRGKKMEADDAATTAMRAMFDSVAINGTVVIGEGEMDEAPMLYIGERVGNAEFPLVDVAVDPLEGTNILAKGHPNAMSVIAIADRGNLLHAPDMYMQKLAVGPRAAGKVHLDDPIEKTLEIVAKANNKRISDCTVIILERPRHAELIEAVRRAGARVRLIGDGDVAGAINVAFDSTGIDICVGSGGAPEGVIAAAALKCLGGEMQARLLPEDEQEYKRCLDMGISDPKKILLMDDLVKGDDAIFAATGVTDGELLKGVRFLGGDRAETTSLVMRAKTGTVRTIKAVHCLHNKPNLVLI; encoded by the coding sequence ATGGAAAGGGAATTAACTTTAGAATTGGTGAGAGTGACAGAAGCCGCTGCACTAGGAGCAGCCCAGTGGATGGGGCGGGGCAAAAAAATGGAGGCGGATGATGCTGCCACCACTGCAATGCGGGCTATGTTTGATTCGGTAGCAATCAATGGTACAGTAGTTATTGGAGAAGGTGAGATGGATGAGGCCCCCATGCTTTATATTGGCGAAAGGGTTGGAAATGCTGAATTTCCTCTGGTAGATGTAGCAGTTGATCCATTGGAGGGAACAAATATTTTAGCTAAAGGTCATCCTAATGCTATGTCGGTAATTGCTATTGCAGATCGTGGTAACCTCTTGCATGCCCCGGATATGTATATGCAAAAGCTGGCCGTGGGCCCCAGGGCGGCAGGAAAGGTACATTTGGACGATCCTATAGAAAAAACCTTGGAAATAGTTGCTAAAGCAAATAATAAACGAATTTCTGATTGTACGGTAATTATTCTGGAGCGCCCAAGACATGCTGAATTAATTGAAGCTGTTCGCCGGGCCGGAGCCAGGGTGAGATTAATTGGAGACGGTGATGTTGCGGGGGCAATAAATGTTGCTTTTGACAGTACCGGTATTGATATATGTGTGGGCAGCGGAGGAGCGCCGGAAGGAGTAATTGCAGCGGCTGCTCTGAAATGCCTTGGTGGAGAAATGCAGGCCCGCCTGCTGCCTGAAGATGAACAGGAATATAAACGCTGTTTGGACATGGGTATAAGTGATCCTAAAAAGATTCTACTGATGGACGATCTGGTAAAAGGTGACGATGCTATATTTGCCGCCACCGGTGTAACGGATGGAGAACTGCTAAAAGGGGTTCGTTTTCTTGGTGGCGACCGGGCGGAAACTACCTCTCTTGTTATGCGAGCCAAGACTGGAACAGTTAGGACGATTAAAGCGGTTCACTGCCTACATAATAAACCAAACTTAGTTTTGATATAG
- a CDS encoding alpha/beta hydrolase: MIISKIVFVHGIGLSITEDYWVEWASSVRDGLIRQELELNKYDFDGVYYGDIFSNIDESDIKQEEGKAKFILQLKKEMYRQIGTRGFVNGFVDEGIKLFGQIYYYFYNDQIYKEVNNRLYKKLLYVREPVHLLCYSLGSLICFCGLQQKFELSKKVKNVIMIGSPMFWVQRSMQLRADLNKKPTANYFSNVAGIFDIAWPQKVPYIVKGLDEEINIIVNRVNPIKGHMSYFKVNQSVDSIAKLIKKYFVK; this comes from the coding sequence ATGATAATTTCGAAGATAGTTTTTGTGCATGGTATTGGTTTGAGTATCACAGAGGACTATTGGGTGGAGTGGGCTTCATCAGTACGAGATGGTTTAATAAGGCAGGAATTAGAATTAAATAAATACGATTTTGATGGGGTATACTATGGAGATATATTTTCTAATATTGATGAGTCCGATATTAAGCAGGAAGAAGGGAAGGCTAAATTCATTTTACAGTTAAAGAAAGAAATGTACAGACAAATAGGTACCAGGGGATTTGTTAATGGGTTTGTTGATGAAGGTATTAAACTTTTTGGCCAAATTTATTATTATTTTTATAATGATCAGATTTATAAAGAAGTTAATAACCGCCTGTATAAAAAATTATTGTATGTTCGAGAGCCGGTTCACTTACTTTGTTATAGCCTTGGCTCATTAATATGTTTTTGCGGTTTGCAGCAAAAATTTGAATTGTCGAAAAAAGTTAAAAATGTTATTATGATTGGGAGTCCGATGTTTTGGGTACAGCGAAGTATGCAGTTAAGAGCTGATTTAAATAAAAAGCCAACTGCTAATTACTTTAGTAATGTAGCCGGTATATTTGATATTGCCTGGCCCCAGAAAGTACCGTATATTGTTAAAGGCCTGGATGAAGAAATAAATATAATAGTAAATAGAGTAAATCCAATAAAAGGTCACATGTCTTATTTTAAGGTTAATCAATCGGTAGATAGTATAGCCAAATTGATAAAAAAATACTTTGTTAAATAA
- a CDS encoding YaiI/YqxD family protein — protein sequence MRRKIIVDADAAPRTVLEICRQAADYFSVALWTVASFNHCINSHRHVVVGNAPQEADIQVINMTNKGDVVVTQDWGLAAMVLGKGASALSPAGRIFREDTIEFLLEERYLKAKFRRSGGRTKGPCKRNAGDDQKFKNSLFFLLS from the coding sequence TTGAGAAGAAAAATTATTGTGGATGCTGATGCCGCACCGAGAACGGTTTTAGAAATATGCCGCCAGGCAGCGGATTATTTTTCTGTAGCACTTTGGACTGTAGCCAGTTTTAATCACTGTATCAATTCACATCGACATGTGGTGGTAGGTAATGCACCGCAGGAAGCGGATATTCAGGTAATAAATATGACAAATAAGGGTGATGTAGTTGTGACCCAGGATTGGGGTCTGGCAGCGATGGTATTGGGAAAGGGAGCGTCTGCTCTTTCTCCGGCGGGCCGGATATTTAGAGAAGATACTATAGAATTTCTGTTAGAGGAAAGATATCTTAAGGCTAAGTTTAGACGGAGTGGTGGTAGAACCAAAGGCCCGTGTAAAAGAAATGCCGGAGATGACCAAAAATTTAAAAACAGTTTATTCTTTTTGCTGTCTTAA
- a CDS encoding ABC transporter permease: protein MPKINPVLLKELRERFRTPKTAILVSLYLLVIGGFSLGFIYLRFKDTAGFFQPWYSKEIFAVLSVVQLVLLAFVTPGLTAGTISGERERQTLNVLLTTKLSPVSIIISKMVSSCSFTVLLLLATLPLYSIVFIFGGISPAQVFGLLGFYLVSMFLFASIGIACSTHFKRTGVSTVTAYGIVFAIGAGTGFLAVFLWEIYRMHTMVTQTPLVVQLLQNSNPVMVLFRILGQNAVLGHEQELFLPYWGIYTVIYLLTGTLLLIWAAIKLNPQQRSKFLLFWK from the coding sequence TTGCCTAAAATTAATCCGGTATTGTTAAAAGAATTGCGGGAGAGATTTAGAACTCCTAAAACTGCTATTCTTGTAAGCCTTTATCTTCTGGTAATCGGTGGTTTTAGCCTGGGGTTTATATATTTACGCTTTAAGGATACAGCGGGGTTTTTTCAGCCATGGTACAGTAAAGAAATTTTTGCTGTTTTAAGTGTTGTCCAACTGGTACTTCTGGCATTTGTTACACCGGGACTGACTGCCGGGACAATCAGCGGCGAGCGGGAGCGCCAGACTTTAAATGTTTTATTGACTACCAAATTATCTCCGGTGAGCATAATTATTAGTAAAATGGTTTCCTCATGTAGTTTTACGGTGCTTTTATTATTGGCAACTTTGCCTTTGTACAGTATAGTATTTATATTTGGGGGGATTTCACCTGCCCAAGTTTTTGGTTTGCTGGGCTTTTATTTGGTTTCAATGTTTTTGTTTGCGTCCATAGGTATTGCTTGCTCAACCCACTTTAAACGTACCGGTGTCAGTACCGTGACAGCTTACGGGATAGTTTTTGCAATAGGTGCCGGAACAGGTTTTCTAGCAGTTTTTTTGTGGGAAATTTATCGGATGCATACAATGGTTACGCAAACTCCGTTAGTAGTACAGCTTTTACAAAACAGCAATCCGGTGATGGTTTTATTTAGGATATTGGGGCAAAATGCTGTGCTTGGACATGAACAGGAATTGTTTTTGCCTTACTGGGGAATTTATACCGTTATATATTTATTAACTGGTACCTTACTTCTAATTTGGGCTGCCATTAAACTAAATCCTCAACAGAGATCAAAATTTTTATTGTTTTGGAAATAG
- a CDS encoding ribbon-helix-helix domain-containing protein codes for MGKDNHARLTVRINPELKAQLDKYREQSGKQLTAIIREALTNYLNEKAN; via the coding sequence ATGGGAAAAGACAATCATGCCAGACTTACTGTTAGAATTAACCCTGAACTAAAAGCACAGTTAGACAAATACAGAGAACAAAGTGGAAAGCAATTAACTGCTATTATTCGGGAAGCCCTGACAAACTATTTAAATGAAAAAGCTAATTAA